The genomic stretch atgtcttctttttgaaaaatgtctgccCTATgcttagatggagtctcgctctgtcacccaggctggagtgcagtggcgcgatctcagctcactgcaacctctacctcccaggttagttcaagcaattctgctgcctcagcctcgcaagtagctgggattacaggtgcccaccaccacgcccagctaattttttgtatttttagtagagacggggtttcaccatgttggccaggctggtcttgaactcctgacctcaggtgatccacctgcctcggcctcccaaagtgctgggattacaggcgtgagccaccgcgcccagccctgtgcTTACTGTTAatgacattttttgttgttgttttgttatgttttgtttgtttgttgttgagttctttgtaaattctggatattagtaccccgtcagatgcatagtttgcaaatatttcatcCCATTTTTCAGGTTGTACATTTACTTGGTTGATTAGTCCTTTTGCTAtacagaagctgtttagtttaattaggtcctatctgtctaattttgtttatgttgtttatgcttttgaagtcttattcatgaatttttttgcctagaccaatgtccagaaggGGTTTCCCTGAGTTttcctttagtatttttagttcaggtcttacatttaaatctttaattcatctcgagttgatttttgtatatggcaagagaaattgcctgggcaagaagagcaaaactctgtctcacaatAGAACAGGGCAggtcagggcagggcagggtgtgGTTCATAATTGGTTTGATGTTAATTTATCTTGTTTGCTTTCCTTGGAAAAAGTTAATATCGCATCCTCTAAAATCTTAAGCTAAAAACATACATGAAAATTTCAAAACCCCACTCTTTCATTTGCATTGAACTCATGTACAAAACCATTAATCTTGGACCATAGCCGCTGATATATATAGTACATGCTACTGATGTTTGGTACTAATATGAGCCCTGTGAGGGGGCAGCTATTCTTGCAATCTATTTACAGATGGAGACACTGAAGCTCAGGTGGGTTCGGTTCTTTTCCATGGTCACAGAGCTGCAGCACTGAGGCCTGAGGAACTTTATTCAATGAATTGAGATCAGTTTGCTCCCAGGCAGGGCAGAGGAGGTGGTGGTCCATCTCAGCCTGAAGGATCCTTCCATGGCTGTCAATTTCTCATGGCTTTTCTCTTCCCTCAGAGTCCCCTGGCGATGGCAGAAATGGACCCTACACAGGTGAGTAGAGTGTTTCCTACTATTCACCCACCCTGGTTATCTCCCAGATGGTTTTGGCAGGTGACAAAAcctcttttcctgtctttctcttaTGTCTGAAGAGTGAGTGGTTTCACCAGTTTCAGTATTACAAGTTGGCTGCTGGGTTACATAGACTGGTCCCCGTTTTTGAGAATTGATCTGATAAGGTATGTTTGGGCCTCTTGGGCACAGGATTCAGAATGTTTCAATGTTTGGAGGAGAGACTGAGCTGGGTTTTTAGGGAACTGCAAATGTCTGTTACATCTGGTAGGAATACGGAGCAGAATGGGAGGTGGCTAGAGACACACAAACATCAGGCCTGGAATGACAGCCTAGGTCCTGGGTCTGTAATCTAAGGGAAGTGGGAGACGGGGAAGATTTGAAGCAGAAGAGGGCAGTGATAGGACCCTAGCTTAAGGGACTTTCTTTGGCTTCTGAGTGGAGGACAGACTGTGGAGATGAGGGTAATGGCAGGGAGATCTGAGAGGATGTTCCTGAAGCAGTCTAGGTGGATGTTGGCGGTAACTTGTCAAGAGTAGCGGTGGCTTTAGGATGTGTTTTGAACTGGAGCTGCCCACATTTTATGATGTAGAGAGTGAGGCAGCTGGGGGGGTGGGATAGAAGGGGAATCAGGAGTGGCCCCATGGTTTTTGTTTGGAAGCATAGATGCTCCATCAGCTAAGATGGGAGAAGTCAGCAGTATTAGGAATTTTCAGAGTGAGTGTGAGGAGTCAGTGTTTTTTCAAGCCACAGATGTCTCAGAGACTCCTGGTGCAGGAGTTCAGGTTGGAGACGTCCACACTACGGTGGCTGTCGTATGGACCAGGATGAAGCCATGGATTCAGTTTAGGTGACAGCATCTCTAGGTTATGGTGGCAGTGCTGTTCGAAGACAGAGAATTGGAATGGGGCATGAGAACTGGGTCTCTTACTGGGTAGCTGTGCAGTGGTGGAGGAGTCACTAGACAAATGAGGGAATGGAGTGTTTGTGGGGATGAGTGTATGTGAGATGGTGGGGTATAGGAGTGAGAAAGACTTCTGAAGGAGAGTGGACATGATGGGGTTGCTGAGGGGGGATAATAGGGTGAGATTGGAGACTTGCTAAGTATCAGTTGGGAGGAGGTGAGGATGGGAGTTGTATTAATCCGTTTccatactgctgtaaagaactacctgagactgggtaatttatgaagaaaagaggtttaaccaACTCACACTTCttcaggcttaacaggaagcataactgggaggcctcaggaaacacaatcctggcggaaggtgaaggggaagcgaGGCACATCTTCCCACgagggagcaggagagagggagagaatgaagggggaagagccacacacttttaaacaaccagatctcgtgagaacttactattATGAGAAAGGCAAGGGGAAAATatgccctcatgatccagtcacatcccaccaggtccctcccctgacacgtggggattacaatttgacatgagatttgggtggggacacaaagccaaaccatatcaggtgtgGAAATATGGAGGTCAGTGCAGCTGGGCTTGGAATGAGGTTTTGGTGGAGAGCAATTTTCCTGACTGTTTATGGGACAGAGTGTACCATGAGGCAGGACACAGCTGAGAGTATGTGAAGTCCTCACATGGTTTGGGCAGCTGACAGTGAAGTGAGAAACAGGGCCATGTAGGGAACCTTCAACCCAGGGCTTAGGGCTGCCCCCAGTGCTAGGGGACTTTGGTGTTCTGCGACAGGACTGGGAATGAATTGGATGCTGAGCGTATTTGCCGTGCACCACCTGGTTTCCGTGTGCAGAGTTGCCTGTTAGGAGGTGAAGGAAATGCCTGTGGTGTGGGCTGGGAGGTGTctgtggaattgactggagtggaggTGTGAGAGATGGGATTGGAGTGCTGTCCAAAGAGTGATGTGCAGGCAGGAGGAGTGTGAATGGAGGgccccaggccctggccctggTAGCTCAAGGGAGGAGGATGAGTCTGAGTTTGATTGTCTTGGGAGGCAAGATCTGGGTGACTCCATGCAAACTGGCTGGCAGGAGAGGATGGATCCCCCCATGGGAGGCCCACATCCTACAGGGTGCTTTTCTACCTTGTCCTTCGCCTGTTTCCTCTGTGTGCTGGACACAGTAGCCAATGGAAATGGGGAGAGAAAAGTCACTCATGCCACCTGGATGTGGTTTCTCTTCCACATTGGGAGGGTGTGGAAGAGATTGAGCAAGGAATGGAGGTGTAGGGGACAGCGATGAGATCCTGGAGAGAGAAATGTAGCAGTCATTTTACCTATTGGGTTTTAATTTATGGATGTGAGTGATTGATGCTGGGGACAGGCCAATGActgaaagaagatatttattCCTTGCATTTCCCCAAGGAGGGTACATACCACATAACACAGGGCCACATTGTGAGGCACCAGTTTTGGTCAGGAGGAAAATTGGAGTGAGGGGAAAGTTTAGTTTAGTCCACGGACGCTATTGGGGTTTCCAAGGGAAAGCAAGGCAGGGCTGGGCGTCAGGATAGTTTGGCTAGTTTAAATAATTCCAGGACACCTGGGCTATTGGGACTGTCCCTAGTTTTGCAGTACCTGGCCCTGGGTTGATTTAGAGCACGGGAAATATTGGCTTGGTTTGAGAATATGGGCCCAGGGTGGTAGGGGAGATGGAAACACATTTGGCTGTTAGTTTGGCCCTGTGTTTAATGGGTGGTAAATATAAGTAGAAAATAGAGAACTTAAGTAAATACAGCTTGAAAAGAAGCTGCTTATATATTCATCTTTCCCAATTTGGCAGGGCCGTGTGGTCTTTGAGGACGTGGCCATATATTTCTCCCAGGAGGAGTGGGGGCACCTTGATGAGGCTCAGAGATTGCTGTACCGTGATGTGATGCTGGAGAATTTGGCCCTTTTGTCCTCACTAGGTAAGGCCCTCACACTTGCCCAGTGTCCCGGGTTAGGCTGTGTTACCCCTTTTTACCCAAAGGCAGCTCTGCGTTTCCCACAGTGAGACCGTGGGTGCTGCTTCTTTTCCCTGTTTCTTGGCGTATATGCtgtgggaggcagggctgggccgTGTGTTTTATACCCGCTTTTTCCTAGCATCCCCATCCCTGCTGCTCTGAGGCTTACAAGAAAGGGCTCAGGAGCCAGAAATGTTGAATTTGGCATAGAGACCCCACCAGCCTTGTCTGTCTCTGGTCAGGTTACTCTGTCCAAACACATGAGACCTGTGTTCTGTTGTCCCTTTTCTCTCACTGATATTTCTTGGTGCCTTCCTGTGCTTGGAATTTCAGGCACTGCCCTGGTCACTAATTTTGGGGACTGCTGAGATGACTGTGCAGGACGCAGGACTCTTCTGTGAAGTTCTTACGATTATAGAATGTGGGATGTCATGGGCTTGATCTCTCTGGGCATGTGCtctttactctttttctctttctttcccctagAGAGGGCACCTGAGAGGGTGGATATTACTTCAACAATGGCATTAGAGGCTCAGGGACATGGCCCTGGTGCCTGGGAGTTGGGAAAAGGGTTGATGTCACAGCTGGGGTCAAATCACCCTGGGAACCTGTCCTGTGTTCACCATTGTTTGTTGCCAGGGCCACTGGCCACAGATTTCTACCTTTTCTTCCCCATTATCATTTCTAGTATGATTCCTGGCCCCTGCACCTCCAGTGCCCCACAGTCTGTACTTCTGGGGCCACCACCCTTCACCCATTCTTTTCCACTGCTCCCTTTGAATGCCTGCCAACGCGTGGCCTGTATTTAACATGGTGTGAGGTCTGCATGTATCCCTGAACACAAGCTCCTCTGTCACAGTCTGATCTCTCTGGGTTTGGAGAGAACCTTCTACACACTGCTTGCCAGTCTCCAGCAACCATGGCCTGTTGATGGCTGTTTTCAGAGGAGTGAGTTGGAgaccctgccttctctctctgtACCATACCCCTCCCTTGTATGCTTACCATCATCAGGGCTCTCCCATTATGGGGCCTTGCCAGGCCCAGCCCTGCATAGTGGACCCTCCTCTCACTGGCCTTAATGTCCATGATGTCCCCAATCCCATGgccttatgtgtgtgtgtgcctgacaCACATTTGTGATGGAGCTGCTTCCTCCCACCAGAGTCAACATGCACTTCTCCAGCATTTCTGTTCTGACAGGTTCTTGGCATGGAGCTGAGGATGAGGAGGCACCTTCACAGCAAGGTTTTTCTGTAGGAGTGTCAGAGGTTACAACTTCAAAGCCCTGTCTGTCCAGCCAGAAGGTCCACCCTAGTGAGACATGTGGCCCACCCTTGAAAGACATTCTGTGCCTGGTTGAGCACAATGGAATTCATCCTGAGCAAGCCATATATATTTGTGAGGCAGAGCTTTTTCAGCACCCAAAGCAGCAAATTGGAGAAAATCTTTCCAGAGGGGATGATTGGATACCTTCATTTGGGAAGAACCACAGAGTTCACATGGCAGAGGAGATCTTCACATGCATGGAGGGCTGGAAGGACTTACCAGCCACCTCATGCCTTCTCCAGCACCAGGGCCCTCAAAGCGAGTGGAAGCCATACAGGGACACAGAGGACAGAGAAGCCTTTCAGACTGGACAGAATGATTACAAATGTAGTGAATGTGGGAAAACCTTCACCTGCAGCTATTCATTTGTTGAGCACCAGAAAATCCACACAGGAGAAAGGTCTTATGAATGTAACAAATGTGGGAAATTCTTTAAGTACAGTGCCAATTTCATGAAACATCAGACAGTTCACACTAGTGAAAGGACTTATGAATGCAGAGAATGTGGAAAATCCTTTATGTACAACTACCGACTCATGAGACATAAGcgagttcacactggagaaaggccTTATGAGTGCAACACATGTGGGAAATTCTTTCGGTACAGCTCCACATTTGTTAGACATCAGAGAGTTCACACCGGAGAAAGGCCATATGAGTGCAGGGAATGTGGGAAATTCTTTATGGACAGCTCCACACTCATTAAACATCAGAGAGTTCACACCGGAGAAAGACCTTATAAGTGCAATGATTGTGGGAAATTTTTTAGGTATATCTCCACACTCATTagacatcagagaattcacactggagaaaggccTTATGAGTGCAGTGTATGTGGGGAATTGTTTAGGTACAACTCCAGCCTCGTTAAACATTGGAGAAATCACACCGGAGAAAGGCCTTATAaatgcagtgaatgtgggaaatcATTTAGGTACCACTGCAGGCTCAGTAGACACCAGAGAGTCCACACAGGAGAAAGGCCTTATGAGTGCAGCGAATGCGGGAAATTCTTTCGTTACAACTCCAACCTCATTAAACATTGGAGAAATCACACTGGAGAAAGGCCTTACGAGTGCAGagagtgtgggaaagcctttagccACAAGCATATACTTGTTGAGCACCAGAAAATCCACAGTGGAGAAAGACCTTATGAGTGCAGCGAATGCCGGAAGGCCTTTATTAGAAAGTCTCACCTGGTTCATCACCAGAAAATCCACAGTGAAGAGAGGCTTGTGTGCTCCATGAATGTGGGGAATTCTTTAGCTAAAACTCCAACCTCATTAAACATCAGAGATTTCACAGTGGAGAAAGTTTACCATTGACTATTGTAATTGGGTAGTAATGTTATATAAATTCCACATTTTTATGCAACTaatctccagaacatttttcCTCTTACCAAAAAGTAAaatgctgtacccattaacaacAACTCATTCCCCTTCCCTACTTACCCAGAAATGTCTCAACTATATTTCTATACTCTATggtacttatatgaggtaccaaTAGATATCTATGAATTTGATATCTATttgtacctcatataagtggattctacagtatttatcttttgagactggcttatttcacttaggataaggTCTTCacggttcacccatgttgtataATGTGTCAGAATATCCTTCCTTTTTAGGTGAAATAATATTCTCTGGTATTTATATGCCACATTTATTTATCCGTTCATCTGTTAGTGGATACTTGGGCTACTTCCACCTTTTGCCTATtgaaataatgctgctatgaagatgAGTGTACAAGTGTCTATTCAAGATTCTACTTTCAATTCCTATAGGGTATATACTCAGAATTGGTGGTGCTGGATCATacaggatttctattttttttttttttttttttttgagacagagtcttgctctgtcacccaggctggagtgcagtgctgtgatcttggctcactgcaagctccgcctcccaggttcatgccattctcctgcctcaccttcccgagtagctgggactacaggtgcctgccaccacgcctggctaatttttttgtatttttagtagagacggggtttcaccatgttagccagggtagtcctgatctcctgaccttgtgatctgcctgccttggcctctcaaagtgctgggattatgggcgtgagccaccgcgcctggccaggatttctatttttaatatttttgggaaAATTTTTCCATAGTtcctgtgccattttacattcccaccagcagtgcacaagggttgCAATCTAtatacatcctcaccaacattgttcattttctatttctgtttttggggttttttgtagTGCCTTTTGTTTTGGATAGCAGCTATCCTGTTGGATGTGAGGTGGAATCTATAgtgtctttcatttttattttgtgaatgattaatgatgttgaggatCTTTTCACGTGCTTGTTAGGCATTTGTGTATCTGGAAAAATATTCAAgtctttttatccatttttaatgggactatttgctttttgttgttgagttgta from Pan paniscus chromosome 20, NHGRI_mPanPan1-v2.0_pri, whole genome shotgun sequence encodes the following:
- the ZNF548 gene encoding zinc finger protein 548 isoform X1, with protein sequence MNLTESPLAMAEMDPTQGRVVFEDVAIYFSQEEWGHLDEAQRLLYRDVMLENLALLSSLGSWHGAEDEEAPSQQGFSVGVSEVTTSKPCLSSQKVHPSETCGPPLKDILCLVEHNGIHPEQAIYICEAELFQHPKQQIGENLSRGDDWIPSFGKNHRVHMAEEIFTCMEGWKDLPATSCLLQHQGPQSEWKPYRDTEDREAFQTGQNDYKCSECGKTFTCSYSFVEHQKIHTGERSYECNKCGKFFKYSANFMKHQTVHTSERTYECRECGKSFMYNYRLMRHKRVHTGERPYECNTCGKFFRYSSTFVRHQRVHTGERPYECRECGKFFMDSSTLIKHQRVHTGERPYKCNDCGKFFRYISTLIRHQRIHTGERPYECSVCGELFRYNSSLVKHWRNHTGERPYKCSECGKSFRYHCRLSRHQRVHTGERPYECSECGKFFRYNSNLIKHWRNHTGERPYECRECGKAFSHKHILVEHQKIHSGERPYECSECRKAFIRKSHLVHHQKIHSEERLVCSMNVGNSLAKTPTSLNIRDFTVEKVYH
- the ZNF548 gene encoding zinc finger protein 548 isoform X2 — its product is MAEMDPTQGRVVFEDVAIYFSQEEWGHLDEAQRLLYRDVMLENLALLSSLGSWHGAEDEEAPSQQGFSVGVSEVTTSKPCLSSQKVHPSETCGPPLKDILCLVEHNGIHPEQAIYICEAELFQHPKQQIGENLSRGDDWIPSFGKNHRVHMAEEIFTCMEGWKDLPATSCLLQHQGPQSEWKPYRDTEDREAFQTGQNDYKCSECGKTFTCSYSFVEHQKIHTGERSYECNKCGKFFKYSANFMKHQTVHTSERTYECRECGKSFMYNYRLMRHKRVHTGERPYECNTCGKFFRYSSTFVRHQRVHTGERPYECRECGKFFMDSSTLIKHQRVHTGERPYKCNDCGKFFRYISTLIRHQRIHTGERPYECSVCGELFRYNSSLVKHWRNHTGERPYKCSECGKSFRYHCRLSRHQRVHTGERPYECSECGKFFRYNSNLIKHWRNHTGERPYECRECGKAFSHKHILVEHQKIHSGERPYECSECRKAFIRKSHLVHHQKIHSEERLVCSMNVGNSLAKTPTSLNIRDFTVEKVYH